One stretch of Kogia breviceps isolate mKogBre1 chromosome 18, mKogBre1 haplotype 1, whole genome shotgun sequence DNA includes these proteins:
- the LOC136793018 gene encoding leukocyte immunoglobulin-like receptor subfamily B member 4 isoform X2, giving the protein MYRTPSLPAQPGPPAPRGGNRTLQCGSEAWSDPLHLSKEGSLAPPQTLRLQDTAPPFRATFTSSPVTSAHSGTYTCYSSLSTSPSLMSQPSDPRSSRSQVALRVASPATVRHADGSHIVPERSDRGLGGLRPAAPRPPRPPRPTPGSGKTQAAGESRQEMRPPCSVPTGRCHGGHTAGGWQVDGQSGHGIGSPPGCDLCPAAPLASLTGDCTPCPPVSGVPSRSQRVRCSRRPLAQEGPRPHAPGTPRSCPHKCS; this is encoded by the exons ATGTACAGgacaccctccctcccagcccagccGGGACCTCCAGCGCCCCGGGGAGGGAACAGGACCCTGCAGTGCGGCTCTGAGGCCTGGTCCGACCCCCTCCATCTGTCCAAGGAGGGGTCACTCGCTCCTCCCCAGACCCTTCGTCTGCAGGACACGGCTCCACCCTTTCGGGCCACCTTCACCTCGAGTCCTGTGACCTCAGCCCACAGTGGGACCTACACGTGCTACAGCTCACTCAGCACCTCCCCCTCCCTGATGTCACAGCCCAGCGACCCCCGGAGCTCCCGATCTCAG GTGGCTCTGAGGGTCGCTTCCCCCGCCACAGTCAGGCATGCGGACGG GTCTCACATAGTACCTGAACGTTCCGATCGGGGTCTCGGGGGCCTGCGCCCTGCTGCTCCtcgtcctcctcgtcctcctcgtcCGACACCGGGGTCAGGGAAGACGCAGGCAGCCGG GGAATCTCGGCAAGAGATGAGACCCCCTTGTTCTGTCCCTACCGGACGCTGTCATGGAGGACACACAGCCGGAGGATGGCAGGTGGATGGACAGTCAG GCCATGGCATCGGAAGCCCCCCAGGATGTGACCTATGCCCAGCTGCACCACTCGCCTCTCTGACGGGAGactgcaccccctgccccccagtcaGCGGAGTCCCCAGCAGATCCCAGCGTGTGCGCTGCTCTCGCCGTCCGCTAGCCCAGGAAGGACCCAGACCCCACGCTCCAGGGACCCCCAGGAGCTGCCCCCATAAATGCTCATAA
- the LOC136793018 gene encoding leukocyte immunoglobulin-like receptor subfamily B member 4 isoform X1, whose product MLRLPELPPHVWSHPSDPLHLRVTGMYRTPSLPAQPGPPAPRGGNRTLQCGSEAWSDPLHLSKEGSLAPPQTLRLQDTAPPFRATFTSSPVTSAHSGTYTCYSSLSTSPSLMSQPSDPRSSRSQVALRVASPATVRHADGSHIVPERSDRGLGGLRPAAPRPPRPPRPTPGSGKTQAAGESRQEMRPPCSVPTGRCHGGHTAGGWQVDGQSGHGIGSPPGCDLCPAAPLASLTGDCTPCPPVSGVPSRSQRVRCSRRPLAQEGPRPHAPGTPRSCPHKCS is encoded by the exons ATGCTACGACTCCCCGAGCTCCCTCCGCATGTGTGGTCACACCCCAGTGACCCTCTGCATCTCCGGGTCACAG GAATGTACAGgacaccctccctcccagcccagccGGGACCTCCAGCGCCCCGGGGAGGGAACAGGACCCTGCAGTGCGGCTCTGAGGCCTGGTCCGACCCCCTCCATCTGTCCAAGGAGGGGTCACTCGCTCCTCCCCAGACCCTTCGTCTGCAGGACACGGCTCCACCCTTTCGGGCCACCTTCACCTCGAGTCCTGTGACCTCAGCCCACAGTGGGACCTACACGTGCTACAGCTCACTCAGCACCTCCCCCTCCCTGATGTCACAGCCCAGCGACCCCCGGAGCTCCCGATCTCAG GTGGCTCTGAGGGTCGCTTCCCCCGCCACAGTCAGGCATGCGGACGG GTCTCACATAGTACCTGAACGTTCCGATCGGGGTCTCGGGGGCCTGCGCCCTGCTGCTCCtcgtcctcctcgtcctcctcgtcCGACACCGGGGTCAGGGAAGACGCAGGCAGCCGG GGAATCTCGGCAAGAGATGAGACCCCCTTGTTCTGTCCCTACCGGACGCTGTCATGGAGGACACACAGCCGGAGGATGGCAGGTGGATGGACAGTCAG GCCATGGCATCGGAAGCCCCCCAGGATGTGACCTATGCCCAGCTGCACCACTCGCCTCTCTGACGGGAGactgcaccccctgccccccagtcaGCGGAGTCCCCAGCAGATCCCAGCGTGTGCGCTGCTCTCGCCGTCCGCTAGCCCAGGAAGGACCCAGACCCCACGCTCCAGGGACCCCCAGGAGCTGCCCCCATAAATGCTCATAA